The DNA segment CCGAGAAACTCCTTCAGGAAGGCTGGCGCAGCGCGAACGAGCTGGTGATCCGAGTTTACGAACGCGTGCTCTCGCGAAAACCTACCGCGGAGGAACTCCGCCTGGCGCAAGTCCTCGTCGGCACGCCCGCCCGCAAGGAAGGCGTCGAAGACTTGCTCTGGGCCATGACCATGTTGCCGGAGTTTCAACTCATTTATTAGGCCAGGACACCATGAACGCGTTGTTTCCCCTCACCCTGTCCCTCTCCCCTGGGGAGAGGGAATCCTTGATCCTACGATGGAAACAACCAGGCTCGGTGGGGCTGCCGGAGCGCCTCCCTCTCCTTGGGGAGAGGGCCAGGGTGAGGGGAACCGACGTGCCTACAGATCCGGACGATTCGAAAAATGCACCGGAATCATTTCGATGAATTCAGCGTTTTGAACTTTTGCCTATGAACACGAATGCCACTTGGAACCGCCGCGAATTTCTACGCACCGCCGGCGCGGCCACGCTGTCGGCGCTCGCCGCTGGCTATCCCAAACCACTTTTCGCCGGCCAAAGCGAGCCGCTTGAGAAAATCACCCCAACTGCCGACACCCTCATTGTGCTCTGGATGGGCGGCGGCATGGCGCACACCGAGACGTTCGATCCCAAGCTCTACACGCCTTACGAGAAAGGCCTCTCCCCTGACCGCGTCTTGAGCACGTTCCCGGCGATCGACACCGCCGTGGACCACATCAAGATCACGGAGGGCTTTGAGAACATTGCGCGCGTGATGGATCGCGGCGCGTTGATCCGCACCTACACCGCGGGCGATCTGGGTTTCATTCTGCATTCGCGCCACCAATACCAATGGCACACGGGCTACGCGCCGCCGCAAACCGTCGCCGCGCCGCACATCGGCGCCATCGTGGCGCGGACGCTTGGCCCGTTGAATCCCGCCGTGCCCGCGTTCATCAACATCGGGCAGCGCTTCGACGTCGGCGAAGGCGAAGAGTTGAAGGCATTCTCGACGGCTGGTTTTCTCAGCAGCGAATACGGGCCGTTCAACATTCCGTTTCCGGAACAAGCTGCCGACGCCGTGCGCCCGCCGGCGGGCATGACTCCGAGCCGATTTGAAGATCGTAATCGAATCTACAAGAGGCTTCTTGCCGCCAGCCCCGTTGGCGAGTTCGGCAGCGATTACCAGAAAGAATCTTTGCTCCGTTCGCTCGACAACGCGCACCAGCTCCTGAGTTCGCCCGCCGCCAAAGCTTTCGACCTCACGCTGGAACCGCTCGAAAACATCCGCAAATATGTGCCCGATTACGAGCCAGGCAAACGTTACGACGCGGACAAGAATCGCTCCGGCAGCTACGAGTCGTCCACCATCGGACGCTTCGGACTGGGATGTCTGCTCGCCCGGCGGCTGGCGGAAGTGGGCGCGCGCTACATCGAGGTCACGACCGAATACATTCCGTTCCTCAACTGGGACACGCACGAGCACGGGCACACCAAATTGGTCAACATGAAGAAGACCATCGACGCGCCGCTCGCGCAGCTTGTGCTCGACCTCGAAACGCGCGGCTTGCTCAATCGAACCTTGATCGTGCTGGCCAGCGAGTTCAGCCGCGACATGCTGGTCGAGGGCAAACCCGACAAGACGGTCAAAGACCAGGTGGAAGTTCCGGAGGTGATCAACGACTTGAAACACTACGGCATGCACCGGCATTTCACGGACGCCGGCTGCGTGTTGCTGTTCGGCGGCGGGATCAAACGCGGGCATCTTCACGGCGTGACCGCGGACGAGCGGCCCTGCAAGACGCT comes from the Verrucomicrobiota bacterium genome and includes:
- a CDS encoding DUF1501 domain-containing protein is translated as MNTNATWNRREFLRTAGAATLSALAAGYPKPLFAGQSEPLEKITPTADTLIVLWMGGGMAHTETFDPKLYTPYEKGLSPDRVLSTFPAIDTAVDHIKITEGFENIARVMDRGALIRTYTAGDLGFILHSRHQYQWHTGYAPPQTVAAPHIGAIVARTLGPLNPAVPAFINIGQRFDVGEGEELKAFSTAGFLSSEYGPFNIPFPEQAADAVRPPAGMTPSRFEDRNRIYKRLLAASPVGEFGSDYQKESLLRSLDNAHQLLSSPAAKAFDLTLEPLENIRKYVPDYEPGKRYDADKNRSGSYESSTIGRFGLGCLLARRLAEVGARYIEVTTEYIPFLNWDTHEHGHTKLVNMKKTIDAPLAQLVLDLETRGLLNRTLIVLASEFSRDMLVEGKPDKTVKDQVEVPEVINDLKHYGMHRHFTDAGCVLLFGGGIKRGHLHGVTADERPCKTLKDRVVIEDLHASMFRALGISPKLAYEIEKRPFYVTRDGLGEPILELFG